In a genomic window of Nomascus leucogenys isolate Asia chromosome 4, Asia_NLE_v1, whole genome shotgun sequence:
- the AQP4 gene encoding aquaporin-4 — translation MSDRPTARRWGKCGPLCTRENIMVAFRGVWTQAFWKAVTAEFLAMLIFVLLSLGSTINWGGTEKPSPVDMVLISLCFGLSIATMVQCFGHISGGHINPAVTVAMVCTRKISIAKSVFYIAAQCLGAITGAGILYLVTPPSVVGGLGVTMVHGNLSAGHGLLVELIITFQLVFTIFASCDSKRTDVTGSIALAIGFSVAIGHLFAINYTGASMNPARSFGPAVIMGNWENHWIYWVGPMIGAVLAGGLYEYVFCPDVELKRRFKEAFSKAAQQTKGSYMEVEDNRSQVETDDLILKPGVVHVIDIDRGEEKKGKDQSGEVLSSV, via the exons ATGAGTGACAGACCCACAGCAAGGCGGTGGGG taAGTGTGGACCTTTGTGTACCAGAGAGAACATCATGGTGGCTTTCAGAGGGGTCTGGACTCAAGCTTTCTGGAAAGCAGTCACAGCAGAATTTCTGGCCATGCTTATTTTTGTTCTCCTCAGCCTGGGATCCACCATCAACTGGGGTGGAACCGAAAAGCCTTCACCGGTCGACATGGTTCTCATCTCCCTTTGCTTTGGACTCAGCATTGCAACCATGGTGCAGTGCTTTGGCCACATCAGCGGTGGCCACATCAACCCTGCAGTGACTGTGGCCATGGTGTGCACCAGGAAGATCAGCATCGCCAAGTCTGTCTTCTACATCGCAGCCCAGTGCCTGGGGGCCATCACTGGAGCAGGAATCCTCTATCTGGTCACACCTCCCAGTGTGGTGGGAGGCCTGGGAGTCACCATG gttCATGGAAATCTTTCCGCTGGTCATGGTCTCCTGGTTGAGTTGATAATCACATTTCAATTGGTGTTTACTATCTTTGCCAGCTGTGATTCCAAACGGACTGATGTCACTGGCTCAATAGCTTTAGCAATTGGATTTTCTGTTGCAATTGGACATTTATTTGCA ATCAATTACACTGGTGCCAGCATGAATCCCGCCCGATCCTTTGGACCCGCAGTTATCATGGGAAATTGGGAAAACCATTGG ATATATTGGGTTGGGCCCATGATAGGAGCTGTCCTCGCTGGTGGCCTTTATGAGTATGTCTTCTGTCCAGATGTTGAACTCAAACGTCGTTTTAAAGAAGCCTTCAGCAAAGCTGCCCAGCAAACAAAAGGAAGCTACATGGAGGTGGAGGACAACAGGAGTCAGGTAGAGACGGATGACCTGATTCTAAAACCTGGAGTGGTGCATGTGATTGACATTGACCggggagaggagaagaagggGAAAGACCAATCCGGAGAGGTACTGTCTTCAGTATGA